A window of Borrelia sp. A-FGy1 contains these coding sequences:
- a CDS encoding efflux RND transporter periplasmic adaptor subunit: MNSVLNIVFSFQYYLLYLSILLFFSCNRNLKEYITENNSNEPYKFPVIAMKVRKGTLSNYIALNGDVDTKVKADIFPNIAGKITTLNIRLGTYVNKGQVIAELDPSKPGSLYLRSPVKAPISGYVLAVNSKIGETVGPQTSIALVGRVDTIQIRAYVSERYVLDVKPGNSAIIEIESYPGEKFKARISEVSPVLDFKSRSAEVYLEPVRNNEKKMVIGMYAKVKVVTNRLKNVIKIPSSAFVEREGKKFIFKINEDMRTVQMLFPIIGFEVDNIVSVIDEINEDDLIVIEGMSALSDGSLVNVIDIREGVAIEDNL, from the coding sequence ATGAATTCAGTTCTTAATATAGTTTTTAGTTTTCAGTACTATTTATTGTACTTAAGTATATTATTGTTTTTTTCTTGTAATAGAAATTTGAAAGAATATATAACTGAAAATAATTCTAATGAACCTTATAAATTTCCAGTTATTGCTATGAAAGTTAGAAAAGGAACCTTAAGTAATTATATTGCGTTGAATGGTGATGTAGATACCAAGGTTAAGGCAGACATATTCCCAAATATTGCAGGTAAAATAACAACTCTTAACATAAGGCTTGGGACTTATGTAAATAAAGGGCAAGTTATTGCGGAGCTTGATCCTTCTAAACCAGGGTCTCTTTATTTAAGGAGCCCAGTAAAAGCTCCAATTTCTGGATATGTTTTAGCTGTTAATAGTAAAATTGGCGAAACAGTGGGTCCTCAAACAAGTATTGCTTTAGTAGGTAGAGTAGATACAATTCAAATTAGGGCTTATGTTTCTGAAAGATATGTTTTAGATGTTAAGCCTGGCAACAGTGCAATTATTGAAATTGAATCTTATCCTGGTGAAAAATTTAAGGCAAGGATTTCAGAAGTATCCCCTGTTCTTGATTTTAAAAGTCGTTCAGCGGAAGTATATCTTGAACCTGTGAGAAATAATGAAAAAAAAATGGTTATTGGGATGTATGCAAAAGTCAAAGTTGTTACCAATCGTTTAAAAAATGTGATAAAAATTCCAAGTAGCGCTTTTGTAGAGAGAGAAGGAAAGAAGTTTATTTTTAAGATAAATGAAGATATGAGAACAGTACAGATGTTATTTCCTATAATAGGTTTTGAAGTAGATAATATTGTATCTGTGATTGATGAGATTAATGAGGATGATTTAATTGTAATTGAAGGCATGTCAGCTCTTTCTGATGGATCTTTAGTGAATGTAATAGACATTAGAGAAGGGGTTGCAATTGAAGATAATTTGTAA
- a CDS encoding TolC family protein: protein MFLCLKGGGSIKRLVLIFILVSSSYAETIKISGEDAVRMALDNNLDIKNAKYREKIKKLYKDNSWNVFIPSLGVNAGLSRTPSFIFNAGEKDYWGVGIGASANLVLNLSVFKKIKLTIFDYESAKINREKAIKSIRLGVLKMCNELIALKITLEVLESQLKNSKLKYEQARIAYNNGLLSELDYLDIKLKYDKSQPTLDEQIINFEKLKEEFKLLIGLDILQDFEIIGELSGEMLDFSLINEVIDVNESLDIRAINNSYNSIQKSLDAIWLDTFLPSFSFRISYSGSIPFSSSSVGLKNDFSASLGLQYNLTEMLPFSGNFTNIWDKDFQLEILRNQVSNEIRKFKSSIVYKRKDVRRYKSILDASRMNLELARKNYQMAFDAFNSGGIDILKLNDIEVSYKKSDLQFIRDKLNYANAVLEYKDLINALD from the coding sequence GTGTTTTTATGCCTTAAGGGGGGGGGTAGTATTAAAAGATTAGTACTGATTTTTATTTTAGTTTCTTCATCTTATGCAGAAACTATTAAGATATCTGGTGAAGATGCTGTTCGCATGGCTTTAGACAATAATTTAGATATCAAGAATGCCAAATATAGAGAAAAGATTAAGAAATTGTATAAAGATAATTCTTGGAATGTTTTTATCCCAAGTTTAGGTGTTAATGCGGGATTGTCAAGGACACCTTCTTTTATTTTTAATGCAGGAGAAAAAGATTATTGGGGAGTAGGTATTGGAGCTTCTGCTAATCTTGTATTAAATCTATCTGTTTTTAAAAAGATTAAACTTACTATTTTTGATTATGAGAGCGCTAAGATAAATAGAGAGAAGGCTATTAAAAGTATTAGATTGGGCGTTCTTAAAATGTGCAATGAGTTGATAGCTTTAAAAATCACTTTAGAAGTTTTAGAAAGCCAATTGAAGAATAGCAAACTTAAATATGAACAAGCTAGAATTGCATATAATAATGGGCTTTTATCTGAGTTAGATTATCTTGATATTAAACTTAAATATGACAAGTCCCAACCTACTTTAGATGAGCAAATTATTAATTTTGAAAAATTAAAAGAAGAATTTAAATTATTAATAGGATTGGATATTTTGCAAGATTTTGAGATTATAGGAGAATTATCAGGCGAAATGCTAGATTTTTCTTTAATTAATGAAGTTATAGATGTAAATGAGTCGCTAGACATAAGAGCTATAAATAATTCTTATAATAGCATTCAAAAATCTCTTGATGCTATTTGGCTAGATACATTCTTGCCGAGTTTTTCTTTTAGAATTTCTTATTCCGGATCTATTCCTTTTAGCAGTAGTTCAGTTGGTTTAAAGAATGATTTTTCTGCTTCATTGGGCTTACAATATAATTTAACAGAAATGTTGCCATTTTCAGGGAACTTCACAAATATATGGGATAAAGATTTTCAATTAGAAATATTAAGAAATCAAGTTTCAAATGAAATTCGCAAGTTTAAATCTAGCATTGTATATAAGCGTAAGGATGTAAGAAGATATAAATCTATTTTAGATGCTTCGAGGATGAATTTAGAGTTGGCCAGGAAAAATTATCAAATGGCATTTGATGCCTTTAATTCAGGTGGGATAGATATTTTAAAGTTAAATGATATTGAAGTTTCTTACAAAAAAAGTGATTTGCAGTTTATAAGGGATAAGTTAAATTATGCTAATGCAGTTCTTGAATATAAAGATTTAATAAATGCCTTAGATTAA
- the yidD gene encoding membrane protein insertion efficiency factor YidD, giving the protein MHFLKRFLLIFNLIAILLIIIYQKVFSKVIGFRCIYEISCSNYALKCLKKYNIAIAMILIILRILRCNSLFKGGNESLPTENPILSSLKEFRKRLIK; this is encoded by the coding sequence ATGCACTTCTTAAAAAGATTTTTACTAATATTTAATCTAATAGCTATCTTATTGATTATAATATATCAAAAAGTTTTCTCCAAAGTTATTGGATTTCGTTGTATATATGAAATTAGCTGTTCAAATTATGCATTAAAATGCTTAAAAAAATATAACATTGCAATCGCAATGATTTTAATCATACTAAGAATATTAAGATGCAATTCATTATTTAAAGGTGGGAATGAGTCACTACCAACTGAAAATCCAATATTAAGTTCATTAAAAGAATTTAGGAAAAGATTAATCAAATAA
- a CDS encoding glycine betaine ABC transporter substrate-binding protein — MKKKLFFIILIIFIFTLISCDKNDILEDAKKVKIAYVNWIGETASTNVIRVVFERMGYKVEIFPVTTSVMYQYLASGQIDGMVSSWIPTADKFYYEKLKDRFIDLGANYEGTLQGFVVPSYVTISSIADLKGRGIEFGNKIVGIDAGSGTQLSVEETLRRYKLDKEYELIPSSESVMLASLESAIKKNEWIIVPLWKPHWAFAKYDIKFLDDPLLSMGESESVHTLVRLKLKEDDPDAYYLFDNFYWNDNLVLPLIDKNYKEPGREYENAVEFIDSNRELIKSWVPDKYKNLFD, encoded by the coding sequence ATGAAAAAAAAATTATTTTTCATTATTTTAATAATTTTTATTTTTACCTTAATTTCTTGTGATAAAAATGATATTCTTGAAGATGCAAAAAAAGTCAAAATTGCGTATGTTAATTGGATAGGTGAAACAGCGTCCACTAATGTTATTAGGGTTGTTTTTGAAAGAATGGGATATAAAGTGGAAATATTTCCCGTTACAACTTCTGTTATGTATCAGTATTTGGCTTCAGGCCAGATAGATGGAATGGTATCTTCGTGGATTCCGACTGCTGATAAATTTTATTATGAAAAACTTAAAGATAGGTTTATTGATCTTGGTGCTAATTATGAGGGCACATTACAAGGATTTGTTGTGCCTAGTTATGTTACAATATCTAGCATTGCTGATCTCAAAGGTAGAGGAATTGAGTTTGGAAATAAGATAGTAGGAATAGATGCTGGGTCAGGTACTCAACTTTCTGTAGAAGAAACACTTAGGCGTTATAAATTAGATAAAGAATATGAACTTATTCCTTCAAGTGAAAGTGTAATGCTGGCAAGTTTAGAGTCTGCTATTAAAAAAAATGAGTGGATTATAGTTCCTTTGTGGAAGCCCCATTGGGCGTTTGCTAAATATGATATTAAATTTTTAGATGATCCCTTGTTATCAATGGGTGAATCTGAAAGTGTACATACTCTTGTGAGACTTAAACTTAAAGAGGATGATCCTGATGCATATTATTTATTTGATAATTTTTATTGGAATGATAATTTAGTATTGCCTTTAATAGATAAAAACTATAAAGAGCCCGGACGGGAATATGAAAATGCTGTTGAATTTATTGATAGTAATAGAGAACTTATTAAAAGTTGGGTGCCAGATAAATATAAAAATTTATTTGATTAA
- a CDS encoding ABC transporter permease subunit translates to MSRDFVVSNIDKFFNFLVDNFADSNGIGFSRFVLLFYENLKILFLFINPILFIVIICVFSVLFLKKRLALLIMLGFCFILYFNLWEVSMDTLSIIFVSVLFSVILGIPIGILGGYYSKFYVFLKPMLDLMQAMPPFIYLIPAIPFFGMGTSSAIFSTIIFAMPPVIRYTRLGIVQVPGEVIEAAKSFGSSNFRILFQIQLPLALQSIIEGINQSIMMAISMIVIAAMVGSSGLGRTVIYSVERLNFGEGLISGLAVVVIAIILDRIMQTIFIKFSYLNADNYGIKKENKFKRFLEMYNK, encoded by the coding sequence GTGAGTAGAGATTTTGTAGTATCTAATATAGATAAATTTTTTAACTTTTTGGTTGACAATTTTGCAGATTCAAATGGTATAGGATTTTCAAGGTTTGTTCTTTTGTTTTATGAAAATTTAAAAATTTTATTTCTTTTTATTAATCCTATTCTTTTTATTGTTATCATTTGTGTTTTCAGTGTTTTATTTTTAAAGAAAAGGTTAGCTTTATTGATTATGTTGGGATTTTGTTTTATTTTATATTTTAATCTATGGGAAGTTTCAATGGATACTTTATCAATTATTTTTGTGTCTGTATTATTTTCCGTAATTTTAGGAATTCCAATAGGTATTTTAGGTGGATATTATTCTAAATTTTATGTGTTTTTAAAGCCTATGCTTGATTTAATGCAAGCAATGCCCCCATTTATTTATTTAATACCAGCTATACCTTTTTTTGGTATGGGGACATCTTCTGCTATTTTTTCTACAATAATTTTTGCAATGCCCCCGGTTATTAGATATACAAGGTTAGGAATTGTTCAGGTACCGGGGGAGGTAATTGAAGCTGCAAAATCTTTTGGAAGTAGTAATTTTCGTATTCTTTTTCAGATTCAGTTACCCTTGGCTCTTCAAAGTATAATAGAGGGAATTAATCAATCAATAATGATGGCAATATCTATGATAGTTATTGCAGCAATGGTTGGATCATCAGGATTAGGTAGGACTGTAATATATTCTGTTGAGAGATTGAATTTTGGAGAAGGTTTAATATCGGGATTGGCAGTTGTTGTAATAGCTATTATTTTAGATAGGATTATGCAAACAATTTTTATTAAATTTAGTTATTTAAACGCTGATAATTATGGAATCAAAAAAGAAAATAAATTTAAGAGATTTTTAGAAATGTATAATAAGTAA
- a CDS encoding ATP-binding cassette domain-containing protein, with the protein MYKASVRVKNLYKTFSYNNSKKQIVKAINSYESGKDRAEIYKESAVFIANANISLDVYENEILVIMGMSGCGKSTFVRCLNGIYKIDSGSILIDNIEMNDINQKDLSALRKDRFAMVFQSFGLFPHMNVLRNVTYGLEVKGICKKIRIQKALDVLRLVGLEDAQYKYINELSGGMKQRVGIARALVVNPDILLMDEAFSALDPLIRGEMQDELLRLVDKLKKTVVFITHDLIEAFKLGNRIVFMKDGKIIQVGKPLEILANPSTDFIADFIKNLPVLSILKIKDIIKMDFAISEDSDRINVIIKKEGSKFSLYNKINKRKYSNIVALNLRIDDEIKSVVQYLNKLNYLVITDNRDSIIGYIDLGEITGLLSR; encoded by the coding sequence TTGTATAAGGCTAGCGTTAGAGTTAAAAACCTTTATAAAACATTTTCTTATAATAATAGCAAAAAGCAAATAGTTAAAGCAATAAATAGTTATGAATCCGGAAAAGATAGGGCAGAAATTTATAAAGAATCTGCAGTCTTTATTGCAAATGCTAATATTAGTCTTGATGTTTATGAAAATGAGATTTTAGTTATTATGGGAATGTCAGGCTGTGGTAAGTCTACTTTTGTTAGATGTTTAAATGGTATATATAAAATAGATTCTGGATCTATTTTGATTGATAATATTGAGATGAATGATATTAATCAAAAAGATCTTTCTGCTTTAAGAAAAGATAGATTTGCTATGGTATTTCAAAGTTTTGGACTTTTCCCACATATGAATGTTTTAAGAAATGTCACTTATGGACTTGAAGTTAAAGGTATTTGTAAAAAAATTAGAATACAGAAAGCTCTTGATGTTTTAAGGCTTGTAGGGCTTGAGGATGCTCAATATAAATATATAAATGAACTTTCAGGTGGAATGAAGCAGAGAGTTGGCATAGCAAGAGCTTTGGTGGTTAATCCGGATATACTTTTAATGGATGAGGCTTTCTCAGCTCTTGATCCTTTAATTCGTGGAGAAATGCAGGATGAGCTTTTAAGATTGGTAGATAAATTGAAAAAGACGGTTGTATTTATTACGCATGATTTAATTGAGGCCTTTAAATTGGGCAATAGAATTGTTTTTATGAAAGATGGAAAGATTATTCAAGTAGGAAAACCTTTGGAAATATTGGCAAATCCTAGTACAGATTTTATAGCTGATTTTATTAAAAATCTTCCTGTTTTAAGCATTTTAAAGATTAAGGATATTATTAAAATGGATTTTGCTATTAGTGAAGATTCTGATAGAATTAATGTTATTATTAAAAAAGAAGGTAGTAAGTTTAGCTTGTACAATAAGATTAATAAAAGAAAATATAGTAATATTGTTGCTTTAAATCTAAGGATAGATGATGAGATAAAAAGTGTTGTTCAGTATTTAAATAAATTAAATTATTTGGTAATAACAGATAATAGAGATAGTATTATTGGTTATATTGATTTAGGGGAAATTACTGGGTTGTTGTCAAGGTAG
- a CDS encoding flagellin, which translates to MIINHNTSAINASRNNGINATNLSKTQEKLSSGYRINRASDDAAGMGVAGKINAQIRGLSQASRNTSKAINFVQTTEGNLNEVEKVLVRMKELAVQAGNGTYSDADRGSIQIEIEQLTDEINRIADQSQYNQMHMLSNKSSAQNVRTAEELGMQPAKINTPASLSGAQASWTLRVHVGANQDEAIAVNIYSANVPNLFAGESAQIAESPAQAGTQQQDGAQEPTVAAAPAQGGVNSPVNVTTTVDANMSLAKIENAIRMISDQRANLGAFQNRLESIKNSTEYSIENLKASYAQIKDATMTDEIVSSTTNSILTQSAMAMIAQANQVPQYVLSLLR; encoded by the coding sequence ATGATCATAAATCATAACACTTCAGCTATTAATGCTTCAAGAAATAATGGCATTAATGCTACTAATCTTAGCAAGACTCAGGAAAAACTATCTAGTGGGTATAGAATCAATCGTGCTTCTGACGATGCTGCTGGTATGGGTGTTGCTGGTAAGATTAATGCTCAAATTAGAGGATTGTCTCAAGCATCTAGGAATACTTCAAAGGCTATAAATTTTGTTCAGACAACTGAAGGTAACTTAAATGAAGTAGAAAAAGTGTTGGTAAGAATGAAAGAGCTTGCAGTTCAAGCTGGCAATGGTACATATTCAGATGCAGACAGAGGTTCTATTCAGATTGAAATTGAACAATTAACAGATGAAATTAATAGAATTGCTGATCAATCTCAGTATAATCAGATGCACATGTTATCCAACAAGTCTTCTGCTCAAAATGTAAGAACAGCTGAAGAACTTGGGATGCAACCTGCAAAAATTAATACACCAGCATCGCTATCAGGAGCGCAAGCTTCATGGACATTGAGAGTGCATGTGGGTGCAAACCAAGATGAAGCTATTGCTGTTAATATTTATTCAGCTAATGTTCCTAACCTTTTTGCCGGTGAGAGTGCACAGATAGCAGAATCACCAGCTCAAGCGGGGACTCAGCAGCAAGATGGTGCACAGGAACCAACAGTAGCAGCAGCTCCAGCTCAAGGGGGAGTTAATTCTCCAGTTAATGTTACAACCACTGTTGATGCTAATATGTCACTTGCAAAAATTGAAAATGCTATTAGGATGATAAGTGATCAGAGAGCAAATCTTGGTGCTTTTCAAAATAGACTTGAATCTATTAAAAATAGTACTGAATATTCTATTGAAAACTTGAAAGCATCTTATGCTCAAATTAAAGATGCTACAATGACTGATGAAATTGTTTCATCTACAACTAATAGTATTTTAACGCAATCTGCTATGGCAATGATTGCACAAGCAAATCAAGTTCCTCAGTATGTGTTGTCACTTCTTAGATAA
- the fliD gene encoding flagellar filament capping protein FliD has translation MSSGFFVPGVDNKYNTKEIRESMLKVDKAKIDTSLKKLEQLEQERNAWQVINRKVSTLNSLAKQITSINSPFNHMSGKSSNNNVLSVSARYGAKNETYRINVNQVANSDVFLSANFKQKEIAIPVGDYTFLVGSKEIKFKNNGDIESLVNDLNNRGKGFLTAKVIKSDNAGNSRLILQSLKEGESNKLIIKDEALRLARQIGILSELETNFTPNLTEIVNSQRNSSNNISLNKNNIILEPLSEISINIPENIEISSGSKIKFDIKYHDTDDEGILNEIIFNPGEATFEDAKVEGEDSIINLGPDHKPPLREKKYIQMNMVKIHSNSGSLELPPVNVSSEFEKIEVEIGALLDLKEINIENKVNNKVFTIRNIEIFDPRSRNGYLPINAKSFAENAKLRFDGIDIERDSNTINDLIPNVTLNLKKPSEEIIIAQVEPDYEGIKKLLLDFLVAYNEVLAEINIVSSNEDNTEGKKSDVLEELTYLSEESKEEAYKNLGTLKSEFALKNLKARLESIIFSNYRTSDPNFSIISQIGVFTNSISSSGGLSRYLQLDEKKFNEIIQNNISSVRELFAFDLNEDRIYDDGLAKILGDYLFPLVSSGGFIYNKIRSYDLKIPNQKNVVEDYKKKYEERERKVEGELNTLDFTVKRMKEQEDILKSFDLQRQNK, from the coding sequence GTGTCTTCTGGGTTTTTTGTTCCAGGCGTAGATAATAAGTATAATACTAAAGAAATACGCGAATCAATGCTTAAAGTAGATAAAGCTAAAATAGATACATCGTTGAAGAAACTTGAGCAGTTAGAACAAGAAAGAAACGCTTGGCAAGTGATTAATAGGAAAGTTTCTACTTTAAATTCACTTGCAAAACAAATTACATCTATTAATAGTCCTTTTAATCACATGTCAGGAAAGTCTAGTAATAATAATGTGCTTTCTGTGTCTGCTCGTTATGGAGCTAAGAATGAAACTTATAGGATTAATGTTAATCAAGTAGCCAATTCGGATGTTTTTTTATCTGCAAATTTTAAACAGAAAGAAATTGCTATCCCTGTAGGAGATTATACATTTTTAGTAGGCTCTAAAGAGATTAAGTTTAAGAATAATGGAGATATTGAATCTCTTGTGAATGATCTTAATAATCGCGGTAAGGGATTTTTAACTGCAAAAGTTATCAAAAGCGATAATGCTGGAAATAGTAGATTGATTTTACAATCTTTAAAAGAAGGTGAATCTAATAAACTTATTATAAAAGATGAAGCTTTAAGGCTTGCTAGACAAATAGGCATTTTGAGTGAACTTGAAACAAATTTTACTCCAAATCTTACAGAAATTGTTAATAGTCAACGAAATAGCAGCAATAACATTTCTCTTAATAAGAATAATATCATATTGGAACCTTTATCAGAAATTTCAATAAATATTCCAGAAAATATTGAGATTAGCAGTGGAAGTAAAATTAAATTTGATATTAAATATCACGACACAGATGATGAAGGGATTTTAAATGAAATTATTTTTAACCCTGGAGAGGCTACATTTGAAGATGCTAAGGTTGAGGGGGAAGATAGTATAATTAATCTTGGACCTGATCATAAACCTCCTTTAAGGGAAAAAAAATATATTCAAATGAATATGGTAAAAATACACAGTAATTCGGGATCTTTGGAATTACCTCCAGTAAATGTTTCAAGTGAATTTGAAAAAATTGAGGTTGAAATTGGGGCACTTTTAGATTTAAAAGAAATAAATATTGAAAATAAAGTTAATAACAAGGTATTCACTATTCGTAATATTGAGATCTTTGATCCAAGAAGCAGAAATGGTTATTTACCAATAAATGCAAAAAGCTTTGCTGAGAATGCAAAGCTAAGATTTGATGGAATTGATATTGAGCGTGATTCAAATACTATTAATGATTTGATCCCTAATGTTACATTAAATTTAAAGAAACCATCGGAAGAAATTATTATTGCTCAGGTTGAACCTGATTATGAAGGAATTAAAAAACTTTTGTTAGATTTTCTTGTGGCCTATAATGAAGTACTTGCTGAGATTAATATTGTAAGTTCAAATGAGGATAATACAGAGGGTAAAAAGTCAGATGTACTGGAGGAATTGACTTATTTAAGTGAGGAGAGTAAAGAAGAGGCTTACAAGAATTTGGGGACTCTTAAATCAGAATTTGCATTAAAGAATCTTAAGGCAAGATTAGAGTCAATTATATTTAGTAATTATAGGACTAGTGATCCTAATTTTTCAATAATAAGTCAAATAGGAGTATTTACTAATTCCATATCTTCTTCAGGTGGTCTTTCTCGTTATTTGCAACTTGATGAAAAAAAGTTTAATGAAATAATACAAAACAATATTAGCTCAGTAAGAGAACTTTTTGCTTTTGATCTTAATGAAGATCGTATTTATGATGATGGTCTTGCTAAGATACTTGGAGATTATCTTTTTCCTTTAGTAAGTTCTGGGGGTTTTATTTATAATAAAATAAGGAGTTATGATCTTAAGATTCCTAATCAGAAGAATGTGGTTGAGGACTATAAGAAAAAATATGAGGAACGAGAGAGAAAGGTAGAAGGAGAGCTTAATACTTTAGATTTTACTGTAAAGAGAATGAAGGAGCAAGAAGATATTCTTAAATCTTTTGATTTACAGAGACAAAATAAGTAA
- the nagA gene encoding N-acetylglucosamine-6-phosphate deacetylase, with the protein MPNLCLFNSKSVLTGNDKIENSAVLIKKGKIFDIVTSDRLEKIDLKEYEMIDIKGNYITPGFYDNHIHGFYGYGTDQCSTESIIKMSHHLADYGVVGFLPTLYPRPIDEMIAIIKACTDAIGKEKGAKILGLHLEGPFFSPEKKGVHPISYLQEPSIDIMKKFIDAAGGTFTDSFGRKRTNIATMTVAPELKGMRELAMFCMENNITLQAGHTNAKYENMIEAFQVGILHTTHFFNAMSKLDHRNPNAIGAVLIHGDVSCEIIADGYHIHPKLVLMLRKLKDISKLILVTDGLTPTLQQTGKLIANGEEVYLKNDGLFHTVENDTIAGSSLTMIQGIKNLVEFGYSLSDAIQASSYNPTRIINLEKKALICHDYDANINVLDKDLNLKLTMIESKIIFNKL; encoded by the coding sequence ATGCCAAATTTATGTTTATTCAACTCAAAATCCGTACTGACAGGAAATGATAAAATAGAAAATTCAGCTGTCCTTATTAAAAAAGGTAAAATTTTTGATATAGTAACATCCGACAGACTTGAAAAAATTGATCTAAAAGAATATGAAATGATTGATATTAAGGGAAACTATATAACACCAGGTTTTTATGATAACCACATACACGGTTTTTATGGATATGGAACTGATCAATGTTCAACAGAATCAATAATTAAAATGTCACATCATTTAGCAGACTACGGAGTAGTCGGTTTCTTGCCAACACTTTATCCCCGTCCAATTGATGAAATGATTGCGATTATCAAAGCATGCACAGACGCTATAGGTAAAGAAAAAGGTGCTAAGATCCTAGGACTTCATCTTGAAGGGCCATTTTTCTCCCCTGAAAAAAAAGGTGTTCATCCTATCTCTTACCTTCAAGAGCCAAGTATAGATATTATGAAAAAATTTATAGACGCAGCCGGAGGTACTTTCACAGATTCTTTTGGAAGGAAAAGAACAAATATTGCTACAATGACAGTTGCACCTGAACTTAAAGGCATGAGAGAACTTGCAATGTTTTGTATGGAAAACAATATAACACTCCAAGCAGGACACACCAATGCAAAATACGAAAATATGATTGAGGCTTTTCAAGTAGGCATACTTCATACAACTCACTTCTTCAATGCAATGTCAAAACTTGATCATAGAAATCCAAATGCAATAGGAGCAGTATTAATCCATGGAGATGTATCTTGCGAAATTATTGCTGATGGATACCATATCCATCCAAAACTTGTATTAATGCTCAGAAAACTTAAAGACATAAGCAAATTAATTCTTGTAACTGACGGCCTAACTCCAACACTACAGCAAACAGGAAAATTAATCGCTAATGGAGAAGAGGTCTACCTTAAGAATGATGGTTTATTTCACACAGTAGAAAATGATACAATAGCAGGCTCATCTCTTACAATGATACAAGGTATTAAAAATTTAGTAGAATTTGGATATAGTTTAAGCGACGCTATCCAAGCAAGTTCATATAACCCAACAAGAATAATTAATCTTGAAAAAAAAGCATTAATATGCCATGACTACGATGCAAATATAAATGTACTTGATAAAGACTTAAACTTGAAATTAACTATGATAGAATCAAAAATAATTTTTAATAAGCTTTGA
- the nagB gene encoding glucosamine-6-phosphate deaminase: protein MRLIIRPDYKSISKWAANHVAMRIKEFSPTKKKPFVLGLPTGSSPIGMYKNLIEMNKIGKISFKDVVTFNMDEYVGLDKTHPESYHSFMWNNFFSHIDIKNENVHILNGNANNLYKECENYEEKIKSYGGIMLFVGGIGPDGHIAFNEPGSSLKSRTRVKTLTKDTIIANSRFFDNDINKVPKSALTVGVGTIMDSKELLIIVNGHNKARALKHAIESGINHMWTISALQLHKKAIIVSDEAATYELKVGTVKYFNDIEKENFNNEI, encoded by the coding sequence ATGAGATTAATCATTAGACCCGACTATAAAAGCATTTCAAAATGGGCAGCCAACCATGTAGCAATGAGAATAAAAGAATTTTCACCAACAAAAAAAAAACCATTCGTTTTAGGACTTCCAACAGGCAGTTCTCCTATTGGAATGTATAAAAATCTAATTGAAATGAATAAAATTGGAAAAATTTCATTCAAAGATGTGGTTACATTTAATATGGATGAGTATGTAGGACTAGATAAAACCCATCCTGAAAGCTACCATTCATTTATGTGGAATAATTTTTTCTCACATATAGATATAAAAAATGAAAATGTACATATTCTAAATGGAAATGCTAATAATCTTTACAAAGAATGCGAAAACTATGAAGAAAAAATTAAATCCTATGGTGGAATTATGCTGTTTGTGGGAGGAATTGGGCCTGACGGACATATTGCTTTTAATGAACCAGGATCGTCTCTTAAATCAAGGACGAGAGTCAAAACATTAACTAAAGATACAATTATTGCAAATTCAAGATTTTTTGACAACGATATTAATAAAGTTCCCAAAAGTGCCTTAACAGTAGGAGTAGGTACAATTATGGACTCAAAAGAATTGCTAATTATTGTAAATGGACATAATAAGGCAAGAGCATTAAAACACGCCATTGAAAGCGGAATTAACCACATGTGGACAATTAGTGCATTACAACTGCATAAAAAAGCAATTATTGTATCAGATGAAGCTGCAACATACGAACTTAAAGTTGGTACAGTAAAATACTTCAATGATATTGAAAAAGAAAACTTTAACAACGAAATATAA